The Breoghania sp. L-A4 sequence CATCTCCGTGCCCGTGAAGCGCTCATGCACCTCGCAGGCGCCGGCCCAGGTGAGAATCTCGACGTCCGTCTGGGCGGCGACGTTCTTCGCCAGATACTGGTCGGGGATCAGCAGCACCCGGTCGCTGCCCATGGATTCCACTACGGCAACCGCATTGGACGAGGTGCAGCAGATGTCGCACTCCGCCTTCACCGCGGCCGAGGTGTTCACATAGGTGACGATCGGCACGCCGGGATATTTCGCCCGCAGGCCCCGCACATCCTCCGCTGTGATGGATTCCGCCAGCGAGCAGCCCGCGTCCATGTCCGGGATCAGGATGGTCTTGTCGGGGTTGAGCAGCTTGGAGGTCTCGGCCATGAAGTGCACGCCGCACTGGACGATGACGTCGGCTTCCGACTTGGCCGCCTCCTTGGCAAGCTGCAGGCTGTCGCCCATGATGTCGGCGACCCCGTGGAAGATTTCCGGCGTCATGTAGTTGTGCGCGAGGATGACCGCGTTGCGCTCCTTCTTCAGCTTGTTGATGGCCGAGATATAGGGCGCATAGGCGGGCCACTCGATGGCCGGGATGATGTGCTTGACCTTCTCGTAGACGTCAGCGGTCTCGGCGGCGACTTCCGGCGTGTATTCCAGCGACGGCATCGCGACGGGCGGGAACGTACGCTCCGTTTTGCGGCTCGTCTGGGTCTCGGTCAGTCCGTTGAGCATCGCCATGACTGTCGTCCTTCCGATATATGCTCATTTTGAGCATAACAGGGGTATTAGAATAACCGGCGTCGTGCCGGCTGCGTGGTTCCCTTATGCTCACAAGGAGTTTTATAGGGGTTTTGCGCCGTGATTGCCAGTGCGGAATTAAAAAATCTATTTGCCGGCATCCGGTCCCGCCGCAGACGGGGCGTGGCGCGATCCGCTGCCGCAACGCCGGCAGCCGAGGCGACCGGCGGGGCGAATGTATAAGTGATTGTGATGCATAGCGTGAAGAAGATTCATTGTTCGTGATGCTTCGGTGCGCTTATAGAATTCCCCTCAGCTTCCAAACGCTACAGCCCCTCAGGGAGATCCGCCCCGTGTCCGATTCAACGCCTCAGGCTGAAACAGGTTCCGCGGTGCCCTTCTGGCGCTCTGTTCCGTTCATCATCCTTTGCGGCTGTGTCATCGCCACCATCTCCTTTGGCCCGCGCTCGGCGATGGGGCTGTTTCTCGCGCCGATGACCGAGGCCAAGGGCTGGACGCGCGAGATCTTCGCCCTGTCGATCGCGGTCCAGAACCTGCTGTGGGGCATCGGCCAGCCGATCGCCGGCGCGCTCGCCGACCGCTACGGCACCGGACGCGTGCTGGCCGGCGGCGGTGTGCTCTATGCGCTGTCGCTGTTCGCGATGAGCTGGGCGCCGTCGCCGCTGTGGCTGCATCTCTCCGCCGGCGTCGGCATCGGCATCGCGCTGGCCGCCTGTTCCTTCTCCATCGTGCTGGCCGCCTTCGGCCGCATCGTCACGCCGGCGCAGCGCTCGATCGCCTTCGGCATCGGCACCGCGGCCGGCTCCTTCGGCCAGTTCCTGTTCGCGCCGCTGGGTCAGGCGCTGATCTCCAACTACGGCTGGCAGCAGGCGCTGGTGCTGCTCGGCGGGCTCATGCTGGTGCTGCCGCTCTTCGCCATGGCGCTGAAGGGCAAGCCCGCGCCGCACGCCGTGCGCCCGGGCGAGAAGGACCAGTCGATGGTCGAGGCGCTCACCGAGGCCTTCGGCTACCGCAGCTACCTGCTGCTGGTCGCCGGCTTCTTCGTCTGCGGCTTCCACGTCGCCTTCATCACGGTCCACCTGCCGGCCTTCATCGTCGACAAGGGGCTCGACCCGAGCTGGGGCGGCTGGGCCATCGCGCTGATCGGCCTGTTCAACATCGTCGGTTCGCTGGTTTCCGGCGCGCTCGGCGGGCGGCTGCCCAAGCAGCTGATGCTGGCGGCGATTTATGCGGCGCGCGGCGTGGTCATCATGCTGTTCGTGCTGCTGCCGGTCACCCCGGTCACCGTGCTGGCGTTCTCCGCCACCATCGGCTTCCTGTGGCTGTCGACCGTGCCGCCGACCTCGGGCCTGATCGCGGTGATGTTCGGCCCGCGCTACATGGCGACCCTGTTCGGCTTCGCCTTCTTCTCGCACCAGATCGGCTCATTCCTCGGCGTCTGGCTCGGCGGCCTTCTCTACGACCGCACCGGATCCTACGACGTGGTCTGGTGGCTCGGCGTGGCGCTGGCGGCGTTTGCCGCGGTGGTGCACCTGCCGATCAAGGACAGCCCCGTCGCCCGCCTGATGCCGGCGGAGTAGACGATCGGCCGGGACTGCCCTTGCCCCGGCTTGCCGCCTTTGCGACAAATGCTCCCAAGGCATCACAAGCCGCAGCATCAAAAGGGAGGCGCCGCCGTGGACCGTTTCAAGGCCATCTGGATCACCAAAGACGAGGGTGAGAAGAAGCAGAACCCGGCGGCGGTCCGCGAGATCACGCTCGACGATCTGATGGACGGCGACGTCACCGTGCGGGTCGGGCACACCACGGTGAACTACAAGGACGGGCTGGCGGTCACGGGCAGGAGCCCCGTGGTGCGGCGCTTCCCGAT is a genomic window containing:
- a CDS encoding MFS transporter — translated: MSDSTPQAETGSAVPFWRSVPFIILCGCVIATISFGPRSAMGLFLAPMTEAKGWTREIFALSIAVQNLLWGIGQPIAGALADRYGTGRVLAGGGVLYALSLFAMSWAPSPLWLHLSAGVGIGIALAACSFSIVLAAFGRIVTPAQRSIAFGIGTAAGSFGQFLFAPLGQALISNYGWQQALVLLGGLMLVLPLFAMALKGKPAPHAVRPGEKDQSMVEALTEAFGYRSYLLLVAGFFVCGFHVAFITVHLPAFIVDKGLDPSWGGWAIALIGLFNIVGSLVSGALGGRLPKQLMLAAIYAARGVVIMLFVLLPVTPVTVLAFSATIGFLWLSTVPPTSGLIAVMFGPRYMATLFGFAFFSHQIGSFLGVWLGGLLYDRTGSYDVVWWLGVALAAFAAVVHLPIKDSPVARLMPAE
- the nadA gene encoding quinolinate synthase NadA — encoded protein: MAMLNGLTETQTSRKTERTFPPVAMPSLEYTPEVAAETADVYEKVKHIIPAIEWPAYAPYISAINKLKKERNAVILAHNYMTPEIFHGVADIMGDSLQLAKEAAKSEADVIVQCGVHFMAETSKLLNPDKTILIPDMDAGCSLAESITAEDVRGLRAKYPGVPIVTYVNTSAAVKAECDICCTSSNAVAVVESMGSDRVLLIPDQYLAKNVAAQTDVEILTWAGACEVHERFTGTEMREYRESDPGVKIIAHPECPPDVVAEADFTGSTAGMIDWVKTNLPEKVLLVTECSMADNIASETPSVNYVRPCNLCPHMKRITLPKILDSLIHMRDAVTVDPAIAQKARRSVERMINLQS